A genomic window from Cardiocondyla obscurior isolate alpha-2009 linkage group LG02, Cobs3.1, whole genome shotgun sequence includes:
- the LOC139109665 gene encoding uncharacterized protein produces the protein MIASKSVEENLESLKEALTLLKKYRFELNYKKCQFLKKEVQYLGYVLNERGMTLSPRHTEAIDRFPRPSSVHKVQRFLGLASYFRKFIQNFAIKAKSLYNLLKKNS, from the coding sequence ATGATAGCCTCGAAATCTGTGGAAGAGAATTTAGAGTCACTCAAAGAAGCCTTgacattgttaaaaaaatatcgttttgaattaaattacaaaaaatgtcAGTTTCTGAAAAAGGAGGTACAGTACCTTGGTTACGTATTAAACGAAAGAGGCATGACTCTAAGTCCTCGGCACACTGAAGCCATCGACAGATTTCCTAGGCCTAGTTCTGTGCACAAGGTCCAGAGGTTCTTAGGTCTTGCCAGTTACTTTAGAAAGTTCATCCAGAACTTCGCTATAAAGGCCAAGTCCCTTTATAATTTGCTAAAAAAGAATtcctaa